The DNA sequence AATATGGATATATTGGATAGGACATGGATAAGAAAAATCTGATGCATCCAATATCATTTTGACGCATATGTTGATGCACCATCGTCAAAGCAAAACCAATAACACAGAAGCAATTATCCCGACAATAAGCACTGCACACGTGCGAAGGTTCAAAGATGAAAAGGCAAATCTCCCAAGACTTACTTCCAGTACCATAAGAAAATCACAGATATAGTGCTTGAAAACCGTCATGAGACTTCTCAAGCaagcaaaaagaagaatgtCAGAACCATGTGTCATGGACCCACAAGTCTGATTATGATTGTCCTATTCCAACTAAACGCCGCCACGTTGTCCTAGtacaaagaagaaaatttgcATAATATGATCATAGAAGACAAAGGTTGGGAAAAATGGTAAAAGGGATTAACAGAAATAACATGTCCAGGATAATTAGTTCCAAAAGCACTAACCAAAATCAAAAAGGATCAAAGGTGCGGAATCACCGACAAAAGAAAAACggaggaaaaaaacagaacatgaaataaagttcacttaaGGTCTCACttcccatttcatttttcactGGGTGCTGGAAAGAGAAGGATGTATCAAACGCCACATGCAGGCTCATTTGCATTCGACACCTGCTTCGGCAGCCCGACGAGGCTTGCTTTTCCTTCTGCTGCCATTGTGCCGAAACCCATTTGACTTGGTTGAGTCTTCCATGTTTGATCTAGCTCCGATGCTATTTTCCTCTTTCGTGATATCTGATTTCTCTTTTGACAGCGAAGTCCGTTTCCTCCTCTTCCCATTCTCTGCTGCAACAGGACTTGTTGTTTCCTTACTTACAATAACGTTTTTGCCATTCTCTCCATCTTCCCCATCTACTTTTTTAACATCTTCCTCAtcaatttcatccttgaaaagCTTTTGTGGCCTTCCCCTTCTCTTCTGTGCtggaattttctcttcctcACCACTTCCAGGATCCTCATGACTGCTAGAAGTTGATCTCTTTCCCTTTCCTCTGCCTCTACCCATAATTCAAAGACTCCAACCAAGGAATTTCATGCGAACACGGGATGTTTCTGCCAGACAAAAAGCTCAACCGCATTAAAGTCAAATCAGGAATATGAGGATGTTTCTTCTGAGGTCTTCGCCCACATTGCAAATTCGTGTCGCTGCTTTGGATGATtgaattttccatttaaaaGACAACCACCACAAAAGCCATTCACTTCCTACCAGAGTTGATACTGAGTGTAGCAATAAGATCTTCATTTAGGGTTAGACAAACAAGCATTGCACAGTTATTTCTCAAAAATCTTCAGCTAACTCCTAATATAGGATACAAATTATATGGTGTGATCAGATGATTCGAGTGTGTATTTGACTTCTCAGCTCATTGATACCACCAAACCTAATCAACCCTGAAACTATTGACAATCAGATAAAAGCATAGAGAAAAAATTGCAGAGGCAACAAACTACCATACAAAATTACGCTAAACTAGAGAATTCACTCTAGATCCATAAGAGAAGCAGCCTCATCACTCAAACAAACATCCACGGAAATCGTCTTCGATTCAAGGAAACTCGATGCCTAAGGAAATTCTACATCTCAATTAGCAAGTCCCAACAAACAAAAGATACAGCTAAGGGCAAAAGCAAGAACTCATTAAGCTGCGAAgcaaagaaccaaaaaagaaaagaactcttcaaaagacaaacaaaagtcGAAACAAGACATACAACTGAAGATCCACAAGAGGGGAAATTCGCTCCGCAAGAGCAAAGCTAATGCAACCGAGAAAAGCCCTTCAAAAATCAAACAACTACAGCTACAAACACCATATCCATCAACCAAAAATCCACCAACACAGAAACATACGACAGGACGAAGCTCGTCTTCACACCGAATTCACACCATACATAAAAGGGGATTGAAACTAACCCGATACGAAAGAAGACTGGTCAGCCTCTTTCGGGTGAGACCCATCAATCCAGACGGTCAAAACAagcaaaagaaagtgaaaagcaAGAAGACCCAGATGGAGTTTCTCGGCCCGGATGTGAATTAAGATAGAACGAGAACTAGAGGAGAAACTACTGTAGCCCAAGACTGCGATGTGAAGACTGTATCGGTGTTGGGAGATTTCAAAGAGACGCAATCCGATGGCGATGgacgcacagagagagagagagagagagagagagagagattgctgtGAGTTGAGAGGgttgaagagaagagaaggagaggaggaggagcgatATTTTGTTGATTGGCTGTGTGTCAGCTGATTTTGCTGAGGCCCTTCTATTCTACTCCACATCGCACAGCACACTGGCTGTGCgcgctttcaattttttttttttttttttttgctcgtaCGAGgataattgaaaaaggaaaaagaaaatagacaagATGAGAAGACCTTATTCATATTTTGCACTTTCCTAAGATATGACAATGTCCTTCTAAAATTATGTAAGAGAAAAGCGGCAAAAAGCATGTAATATTGAAAAGCTTCTTCCACATCATTTTCGGCGATAATATTATACCCATCCTTTAACTATCCTTTAACTGTTTACGCATTACACCGCTTGCTCTTTCGATATAATTCACGATTTCAGACGATGTATAAAGTGAAAAAGAATTTCACCATGATAGATAATGCCCCGCGTCTAAATGCATTTCCTCGTAACGACTTTACAAGAACAGGGATAAAAATACTAGTAGTCAAAAAATTGTCCTCACTGAAGTTTCAGCATTACAGTATTTTACTTCATCTCAGTGATTATGATCCAACTAAAGATTTTCGCACATCATAATTTTGAACATTAGGTTTTTCAAGGCCTAAACTGTAACAGGTAACACGCACTTGAAACTTTTACATTGTCAAGAAGTCCAAGCCAATCCAAAGCCAATAAATCTGACgaaagaaaatgagaattgTTTCTTCAGTTTTTCAGGCAAAAGTTGGACAAATTTGCAAAGGCTCAGGAACTAAGATCAGAACCAGACATATTACATTCAAACTAGCCTCAAGAACTACTATATTATGGGCATGGCAGATAAAGTGAAGAGATACATTTTATTCCCCGGTTTTATATcctcaaaaaattcctaaaatacTCGCAAAACCGAAATTTCTTCCGCAGCATAACCAGTTCTTAAATCACATTTTGCGAGCTAGTGTTCACACATTTTTACTGAAAAGTCACTTTCATTGCAGACCAAAGGATGATGATAGAAGATGTCATTGCTTCTTGAAGACCATCAAAGATGGAGCAAGGCCATAGCAATTGCCGTATAATTACATACAGAACGAACCCGCGTCTTCAATCACAACCTGAATCACCGGCAACAAATATTGGCTGAATAGATAGCTCCGACCAAGATCCTAGGACGAAATCCTAACATGGCTCCGGCTTTTAAGTTCGATTCTATATACATAGGAGGAAAAGCTCACTTCCTTTACCATCGAATGAGAATAGATATCACCAAATCTGAGATACAGATCAAGATAAATGCTCACATACAAGTTTCTGAGACAACATGAATCATGCTTCTCGTCTTCATTCCTTGCTGTTAGAGGACCGatccttgtctttcctttgtCCGCCGAGAATACGCGAAATCTGCAAGCCTCTGCTGAAAGCTTGGTTGAACAGCATACGGGTCTGGAATTCTGACACAAACGGAAACCAAGCCAGGAATGCAACTGGGGTGAACAGAAGTAAACCCATAATAATCTCATAACCACGGGCAAGAGTCCGAACTGATCCCCAAATTCCAGCCTCGACAACGAGAGGTTTGCAAGCTTGCGCAATCTGGGACAAAATAAGCACATAAAGACATTTATCACCATAGTCCATTAAGTATTTGGTAGAaggaataaaaatgaaattagaagtAATATGCGAAGCTTAAACATGTAGCGAAAGCAAATGCAATACTCATAAGcggttttcaaaataaaatatgagaCCAACCAGCAGAATCTCCACATTCATGTAACAATGACAAGCATTCAGCTTAAGaaactaaaagaagaaaaaagaaattgtgaaaCCTATATATAGTCCAGGAGAATTAGGGCAAGAGACTAGGGTCACTAACCAAAAGCATTCCCCAGCCCGTCGGCATGAAAGCAAGGATGCAAACAACTATGTCCTGCAATGTCATGTGCGGAAGTGCAATCAATGTAACCAAAATggcaacaaaagtcaagaatATCAATCCCTTGATAAGCCGGAAGACAAGCTGGAATTCTGCACTGAATTTTCGTCGACCAACAGAAACAgtctgcaaaatacaaacaagaACGTTATACAGCAGCACCCAGAATCTAGCGTCCtaagaagaaaaaagttattCCTTCAAACTATTCAGAAGACTAGCATCTCAAAGTGGTTCCAGAATATAATGGAATTAGTATAAATATGTACGACATGAACAGCATCTAGGACGAAAATTGGAAGTGGCCAACCACCAAAAACCGATAAATTGCTGGGTTCCGAAAAGAAGCACGAAATTGTTGTTCACTGGTGTTCATGTTAGTTAAACAACAAGACATGGAGCTGGCTAACAAGAATTTGAAGCTTCTGGACTGCCAACTAAAACCATGTAAGTGTGGCcaatgatgatggtgataacAGTAAAAACACGGATAAGTTTGGATTTCAATATACAGTCAGGGTATTTGATGGTCTCTTGATGATCACATATAGCTCAAGCTTTTGCCTTCATTACTCCAAAGTAAAGTTGCAGAATTGTACATAACTAGTTCTACTATCGCACCGATAAGATAtcttggaaaattttgaaacaggacAGAACAAGTATCCTCACCTTCATCACAAACAATATGAGGAAGATCACTAGCCATGATACACCATAGACCTGCAATTATGCCAAAGAGAAAGGTGAACATCTTGATGCCGCCACTATGTTTCATATCTTTCTTATTCTTGTTTATTTCTCTTATGATATAGGAAAAAAACGAACGAAGGAATTATATAGTGGATATAGgagccaaaaaacaaaaaaaaagaacacaggAAAATATACCAGAACACTTCTGGTATGCTTCGTGATGTTCAAGTGATATACAAGCCCATACTGATATATGAAAAATCGCAATGCCAATATAATCTCAGCTATGATACCACGCTTTCCAGAATGACGCAGATGCTCTTGTTCCTCTTCCCACCATGATTCCCAACTTTTTTCTGGAGGTACACCTATTCCACCTCGGTTACTTATCCATTTATTCCAATCTGTCCAATCGTCAACAATTTTCTGCCACTCGAAGCCAGAGGGATTAAACAGGAAAGGGGCAAAAAGCCAAGTTCCAACCATGAACCACATGGATATCGTGATCAGGATATAGGCAACAGCACTCCTATAAGACTGACCAAAGATTTGGTACACCAGCAGCAAAATCATTAATTCGAATCCTTTAACGAAGTGACTGCGGGAGTACATTCTATAATTATCTGCAAACTTGGCATGAAACACAACAAAACCGCGACCAGTTGCCCTGTATTTTGCACCTCCGTGAAGTAAAGTTCTTCCATAATAGTGAGTCTTTGTTCCAAGAGAGAACGTGAAAAAAACAGGGGCAAGTTGCAATTGCATCAGCACAAAATCACTGAGTGCAGTTCGAAATCCCCTTTCCAAACCAATTTCCATCAACATAGGTAGTGCCATCAGAAATCCAATTTGTACAAATGACTGGGAGGCAAGAGCCACTTGGAGAGGCTTATTGTCCCTAATTCCTGGCTGAGTACTCAATTCCTTTTCAAGCCCACTAAGAACTAAATAAAGACGGCCATAAAGAAAGACATATACTGTAAGCACAGTAATCTGCCACAAAAAATTAACAAGACAATTCAGAATTAGGAGataaataacaagaaaaatacaacaGGAGGAAAACACGGACTCACCAGAGTACTGAAGTAAAAGCCAATGGTGGTGAAATAACATGATAACATTCTGAAGAAATCAAAACGATGTCCAAGTCGGTATATATCTCTACTCAAAGTCTGCTCCCCATTTCCATTGGCTATTTTAGCCTCGAACATAGATATCTGGTTCAGACCCACATCCCTCCCTTTTCCAACTTGTATATACTCATGATGAGTCACATTACCTTCACGGAGTGTAGAATTGAAGCCTGCAAGACAGAAAATTCAAATACGATAATAGATGTAAAGCTAAAGCCAACAAGTTATAATAGGCAAAGACCCACATACCAGCAAATATGTCTTCACTCAAATTGATAACCTTTGAAGCCTTACTGACACCACCTCTAGTAAGGTGAAACAGCCGCTCAAAGACATCAGGATGACCATAATGGAAACGAACCCTTCATGACAAGCAACAAATGAAGCAAACAAGATTCTCCAGTTATTCAAGATTATACCATAAGATACATAGAGCAATCATAAGGTTACTCAAATTGATGCACTTACAAAGTCATGTGACAAAGTCTAAATGGGTTATTAATCAAGTAAAACATATTCAAGGGCCatttgagccattttttggccAAAACATCCAACAAGAGTTTGCTAACATCACTTTACAAATCATGTTCATTCCTCAGCATCCTTATTCAGATactttcaaaataaaagaaaaaacagccTCATCAAACAGGTAGTCATTCGaaccaaaagaacaaaaaggagccAGCCACAAAGACAGATCCGTTGCATTTGTTTCTCTTCAACACTTTGCTAAAAAAGATCATTAACTGCTAATTGAACGCAAGCCGTTCAATGGATTTTCAATTTCACTGTATGACCCATCTTTCATTGACTCAAATGGGATCTTGAATTGTGACTGCACCACAAGTTCGAatcaaataattaaaagttaCACAACTCTGGCATCTTTGGGTTCATGCACATCAACATAGTGTCAATGCACCGCATTCTCATCTTTGCCATCCCCGATCAACATCCCTAACAGAACTTAGACCTGGCAATGAAT is a window from the Rhodamnia argentea isolate NSW1041297 chromosome 8, ASM2092103v1, whole genome shotgun sequence genome containing:
- the LOC115738235 gene encoding uncharacterized protein LOC115738235, yielding MGRGRGKGKRSTSSSHEDPGSGEEEKIPAQKRRGRPQKLFKDEIDEEDVKKVDGEDGENGKNVIVSKETTSPVAAENGKRRKRTSLSKEKSDITKEENSIGARSNMEDSTKSNGFRHNGSRRKSKPRRAAEAGVECK